In Populus nigra chromosome 10, ddPopNigr1.1, whole genome shotgun sequence, the following proteins share a genomic window:
- the LOC133705834 gene encoding putative RING-H2 finger protein ATL61, whose product MIASGINLVMTVIGFGVSTMFIVFVCTRLLCARIQLNASRRAFPIASRSNLSLLERGGLEHVFLANFPTKKYNDKIFSASEDAQCTICLAEYHGDDILRILPYCGHSFHVTCIDIWLQQHSTCPVCRISLREFPEKKRVMQPLFSSAIRSRNGTETFDSHSYNYMLTEHGISPRSYNNHGTDPIQDNHCASDVDEEEGGENSPPLTESNQIAKDIADKHVESPSNP is encoded by the exons ATGATAGCTTCAGGGATAAATTTGGTGATGACAGTAATAGGATTTGGTGTAAGCACTAtgtttatagtttttgtttgtACTCGCCTTCTCTGTGCTCGGATTCAGTTGAATGCTTCAAGACGAGCTTTTCCTATTGCTTCCAGATCTAATCTTAGCTTA TTGGAACGAGGTGGTCTTGAGCATGTATTTTTAGCAAACTTTCCAACCAAGAAATACAATGATAAGATTTTCTCAGCTTCAGAAGATGCTCA ATGCACAATTTGTCTTGCAGAATATCATGGCGATGATATATTGCGGATTCTCCCCTACTGTGGGCACTCCTTCCATGTGACCTGCATAGACATATGGTTGCAACAGCATTCAACTTGTCCTGTTTGTCGAATATCATTGCGTGAATTTCCTGAGAAAAAGCGTGTGATGCAACCCTTGTTCAGTTCAGCTATCCGTTCTCGAAATGGCACAGAGACATTTGATTCCCATTCTTATAACTACATGTTGACTGAGCATGGGATTTCACCAAGATCATACAACAACCATGGGACGGACCCCATTCAAGATAATCATTGTGCATCTgatgttgatgaagaagaaggcGGGGAGAATTCACCCCCCTTGACCGAGAGTAATCAGATTGCAAAAGACATAGCTGACAAGCATGTAGAAAGCCCGTCAAATCCCTAG
- the LOC133705796 gene encoding uncharacterized protein LOC133705796 yields the protein MSEGNHRDAPLVCPELDIYQFGYPRCDTADSMASSSNDSPFLCTYDDLSLLESGLYQQKYGDMSDKCYRTQDKTWESIDSRFLMLLGFFRELFFRRREVFKKLFPELHDEFLGMFKKIGNINLYVEKPGEFKTRALCLQRSLSVGSPRTPSRNGCESPLRLERFKVRTVVPGGGGQGDRGASN from the coding sequence ATGTCTGAGGGCAATCATCGTGACGCTCCCTTGGTGTGTCCTGAACTGGATATTTATCAGTTTGGTTATCCAAGGTGTGATACAGCAGATTCCATGGCATCAAGCTCCAATGATTCTCCTTTTTTATGCACATATGATGATTTGTCACTCTTGGAAAGTGGTCTGTACCAGCAAAAGTATGGTGATATGAGTGATAAATGCTATAGAACTCAGGACAAGACATGGGAATCCATTGATTCAAGGTTCCTCATGTTGCTAGGATTCTTTAGAGAATTGTTTTTCCGAAGAAGGGAAgttttcaagaaattatttcCAGAGTTACATGATGAATTTCTGGGGATGTTCAAGAAAATTGGTAACATCAATTTATACGTGGAAAAACCTGGTGAATTCAAGACTAGGGCATTATGCTTGCAAAGGAGCTTGAGTGTTGGCTCACCAAGAACACCTTCGAGAAATGGATGTGAATCGCCATTAAGGCTCGAGAGGTTCAAGGTTCGCACGGTGGTTCCTGGCGGCGGTGGCCAAGGTGACAGAGGTGCTTCTAATTAA
- the LOC133705578 gene encoding uncharacterized protein LOC133705578 isoform X2: MKAEKATVDVLAILESNGISDDSEIFGSSSDQDTPCESKVGKKTKQEESSVISKVTKYKLEEHSGSGHDFSSSQGRNLSWKGRKHSPRSLEKCKDPSLRRRSSFASTSSSPKHHQGKSCRQVRNKESRLTIGAFRTNPDKVDSPENGAATTSEVFPNCSEPEVGGIENGEEKTLPPISAGLENGQRADSNELEDNVYGSDRDMEKALEHQAQLIDRYKAMEKVQREWEEKFRENNGSTPDSYDAGNRSDVTEEGYEIKAQVQQHTGTVAAQSNRAKSEVEKASNIQPNGILRPSHVNIGQLQEWKSSSAPTSESPAQDFAFLAEKQKQNENEESLGNNYHPSPHSSHDHPQSHSSHDSPGSQSATSFPSNTDSGFSKGQFSGRQNELYALVPHRASNELGGVLDALKLARQSLQQKISTLPLIEGGSIRNSVDPSLPPPIPGDKVDIPLGNAGLFRLPFDFLAEGSTRKNLDSPNAGLSLRNYYPDTGVPAAASNRFVSRFPTATGSRFPTADQFLASQSYSATGSRFPTEDQFLASQDVEAGSRISSHRPFFYPYLDAVSPPSARYSYPTNPSYPGPMPQLPSREPPSFLPSTTAGVPPADHFSFPDYHIRPNMYR, encoded by the exons ATGAAGGCTGAGAAAGCAACAGTAGACGTTCTTGCCATCCTGGAAAGCAATGGGATCAGTGACGATTCTGAAATCTTTGGTTCTAGCTCTGATCAGGATACTCCTTGTGAATCCAAAGTGGGCAAGAAGACTAAACAAGAAGAGAGTTCTGTCATTTCAAAAGTGACAAAATATAAGTTGGAAGAACATTCAGGTTCTGGCCATGATTTTTCCTCATCACAAGGTAGAAACTTGTCTTGGAAAGGTCGCAAGCATAGTCCACGTTCTCTTGAAAAGTGCAAGGATCCATCTCTGAGGAGACGGAGCAGTTTTGCATCTACCAGTTCTTCCCCTAAACATCACCAAGGCAAGTCGTGCCGCCAAGTAAGAAACAAAGAATCAAG ATTGACAATTGGAGCATTTAGGACCAATCCAGACAAGGTTGATTCTCCAGAAAATGGAGCTGCTACCACATCAGAAGTTTTTCCAAATTGCTCAGAACCTGAGGTGGGAGGAATTGAAAATGGAGAAGAGAAAACTTTACCCCCAATATCAGCTGGCTTAGAAAATGGACAGCGTGCAGATAGTAATGAGCTGGAAGACAATGTATATGGCAGTGATAGAGACATGGAAAAAGCACTTGAACATCAAGCACAACTCATTGACCGATACAAAGCAATGGAAAAGGTTCAAAGAGAATGGGAAGAGAAATTCAGAGAAAACAATGGCAGTACACCA GATTCATATGATGCTGGAAACCGCTCAGATGTCACTGAGGAAGGCTATGAGATCAAGGCACAAGTTCAACAACACACTGGGACCGTAGCTGCCCAATCCAACCGGGCAAAGTCAGAAGTTGAAAAGGCATCTAACATTCAACCTAATGGCATTCTACGACCTTCTCATGTTAATATTGGGCAGTTACAGGAATGGAAGAGCAGTAGTGCACCTACTTCTGAATCCCCAGCTCAAGATTTTGCATTCCTTGcagaaaagcaaaagcaaaatgaaaatgaagagaGTCTTGGGAACAATTACCATCCATCTCCACACAGCTCCCACGACCATCCGCAGTCACACAGTTCACATGATTCCCCTGGGAGCCAATCTGCAACCAGCTTTCCATCTAATACAGACAGTGGTTTCAGCAAAGGGCAATTTTCTGGGAGGCAAAATGAACTCTATGCATTGGTGCCACATAGAGCATCCAATGAATTGGGTGGTGTGCTGGATGCCCTTAAACTAGCAAGGCAATCGTTGCAACAGAAAATCAGCACATTACCATTAATAGAAGGTGGATCTATTAGAAACTCTGTTGATCCTTCTCTTCCCCCTCCAATACCAGGCGATAAAGTAGATATTCCCCTTGGAAATGCTGGACTTTTCAGActtccatttgattttttggCTGAAGGCAGCACTCGAAAAAACCTCGATAGTCCTAATGCTGGATTAAGTTTGAGAAACTATTATCCTGATACAGGAGTTCCAGCAGCTGCCAGCAATCGATTTGTCAGCAGATTTCCAACAGCAACTGGATCGAGATTTCCTACAGCGGATCAATTTCTGGCCAGTCAATCTTACTCGGCAACTGGATCGAGATTTCCTACGGAGGATCAATTTCTGGCCAGTCAAGATGTCGAGGCTGGATCAAGAATCTCTAGTCACAGgccttttttttatccttatttggATGCAGTTTCACCTCCTTCAGCCAGATATAGTTATCCCACAAATCCCTCTTATCCCGGCCCGATGCCACAACTGCCCTCAAGGGAACCCCCTTCCTTCCTTCCCAGTACGACTGCTGGTGTCCCTCCTGCAGATCATTTCTCATTCCCTGATTATCATATAAGACCAAACATGTATAGATAA
- the LOC133705578 gene encoding uncharacterized protein LOC133705578 isoform X1, whose protein sequence is MNNSDQEKQDQRTRSSMEDSTAITIEFLRARLLAERSVSRTARQRADELAERVAELEEQLRIVSLQRMKAEKATVDVLAILESNGISDDSEIFGSSSDQDTPCESKVGKKTKQEESSVISKVTKYKLEEHSGSGHDFSSSQGRNLSWKGRKHSPRSLEKCKDPSLRRRSSFASTSSSPKHHQGKSCRQVRNKESRLTIGAFRTNPDKVDSPENGAATTSEVFPNCSEPEVGGIENGEEKTLPPISAGLENGQRADSNELEDNVYGSDRDMEKALEHQAQLIDRYKAMEKVQREWEEKFRENNGSTPDSYDAGNRSDVTEEGYEIKAQVQQHTGTVAAQSNRAKSEVEKASNIQPNGILRPSHVNIGQLQEWKSSSAPTSESPAQDFAFLAEKQKQNENEESLGNNYHPSPHSSHDHPQSHSSHDSPGSQSATSFPSNTDSGFSKGQFSGRQNELYALVPHRASNELGGVLDALKLARQSLQQKISTLPLIEGGSIRNSVDPSLPPPIPGDKVDIPLGNAGLFRLPFDFLAEGSTRKNLDSPNAGLSLRNYYPDTGVPAAASNRFVSRFPTATGSRFPTADQFLASQSYSATGSRFPTEDQFLASQDVEAGSRISSHRPFFYPYLDAVSPPSARYSYPTNPSYPGPMPQLPSREPPSFLPSTTAGVPPADHFSFPDYHIRPNMYR, encoded by the exons ATGAATAATTCTGATCAAGAGAAGCAAGATCAGAG GACCCGTTCTAGCATGGAGGATTCCACAGCTATAACTATTGAATTTCTTCGGGCACGGTTGCTAGCTGAAAGATCTGTGTCAAGAACTGCAAGACAGAGAGCTGATGAACTAGCAGAAAGA GTAGCAGAACTGGAGGAACAGCTAAGGATCGTGTCTCTTCAGAGAATGAAGGCTGAGAAAGCAACAGTAGACGTTCTTGCCATCCTGGAAAGCAATGGGATCAGTGACGATTCTGAAATCTTTGGTTCTAGCTCTGATCAGGATACTCCTTGTGAATCCAAAGTGGGCAAGAAGACTAAACAAGAAGAGAGTTCTGTCATTTCAAAAGTGACAAAATATAAGTTGGAAGAACATTCAGGTTCTGGCCATGATTTTTCCTCATCACAAGGTAGAAACTTGTCTTGGAAAGGTCGCAAGCATAGTCCACGTTCTCTTGAAAAGTGCAAGGATCCATCTCTGAGGAGACGGAGCAGTTTTGCATCTACCAGTTCTTCCCCTAAACATCACCAAGGCAAGTCGTGCCGCCAAGTAAGAAACAAAGAATCAAG ATTGACAATTGGAGCATTTAGGACCAATCCAGACAAGGTTGATTCTCCAGAAAATGGAGCTGCTACCACATCAGAAGTTTTTCCAAATTGCTCAGAACCTGAGGTGGGAGGAATTGAAAATGGAGAAGAGAAAACTTTACCCCCAATATCAGCTGGCTTAGAAAATGGACAGCGTGCAGATAGTAATGAGCTGGAAGACAATGTATATGGCAGTGATAGAGACATGGAAAAAGCACTTGAACATCAAGCACAACTCATTGACCGATACAAAGCAATGGAAAAGGTTCAAAGAGAATGGGAAGAGAAATTCAGAGAAAACAATGGCAGTACACCA GATTCATATGATGCTGGAAACCGCTCAGATGTCACTGAGGAAGGCTATGAGATCAAGGCACAAGTTCAACAACACACTGGGACCGTAGCTGCCCAATCCAACCGGGCAAAGTCAGAAGTTGAAAAGGCATCTAACATTCAACCTAATGGCATTCTACGACCTTCTCATGTTAATATTGGGCAGTTACAGGAATGGAAGAGCAGTAGTGCACCTACTTCTGAATCCCCAGCTCAAGATTTTGCATTCCTTGcagaaaagcaaaagcaaaatgaaaatgaagagaGTCTTGGGAACAATTACCATCCATCTCCACACAGCTCCCACGACCATCCGCAGTCACACAGTTCACATGATTCCCCTGGGAGCCAATCTGCAACCAGCTTTCCATCTAATACAGACAGTGGTTTCAGCAAAGGGCAATTTTCTGGGAGGCAAAATGAACTCTATGCATTGGTGCCACATAGAGCATCCAATGAATTGGGTGGTGTGCTGGATGCCCTTAAACTAGCAAGGCAATCGTTGCAACAGAAAATCAGCACATTACCATTAATAGAAGGTGGATCTATTAGAAACTCTGTTGATCCTTCTCTTCCCCCTCCAATACCAGGCGATAAAGTAGATATTCCCCTTGGAAATGCTGGACTTTTCAGActtccatttgattttttggCTGAAGGCAGCACTCGAAAAAACCTCGATAGTCCTAATGCTGGATTAAGTTTGAGAAACTATTATCCTGATACAGGAGTTCCAGCAGCTGCCAGCAATCGATTTGTCAGCAGATTTCCAACAGCAACTGGATCGAGATTTCCTACAGCGGATCAATTTCTGGCCAGTCAATCTTACTCGGCAACTGGATCGAGATTTCCTACGGAGGATCAATTTCTGGCCAGTCAAGATGTCGAGGCTGGATCAAGAATCTCTAGTCACAGgccttttttttatccttatttggATGCAGTTTCACCTCCTTCAGCCAGATATAGTTATCCCACAAATCCCTCTTATCCCGGCCCGATGCCACAACTGCCCTCAAGGGAACCCCCTTCCTTCCTTCCCAGTACGACTGCTGGTGTCCCTCCTGCAGATCATTTCTCATTCCCTGATTATCATATAAGACCAAACATGTATAGATAA
- the LOC133704199 gene encoding UDP-glucosyltransferase 29-like, producing MDTSSKSNIRVLMFPWLAYSHMHAFLELAKKLSKRNFYIYLCSTPANLACIKEKEASVEFVELHLPSLPELPPHYHTTKGLPRHLLSNLMKALDMSSCSFSGILTALKPDLLISDFLQPWAPAKALSLKIPTVLFMVSAAMPYCFLLDLVKISGSTALPLRSNYPHEYDCENDNLTLQDRLLQCLEGSSNLMLIRSLRELEGKYVDELSVLAMKKIVLVGPLVQELSEEENEKTEIIEWLNKKDPCSVLFVSFGSECYLSREDREELAHGLLLSNVSFIWVLRFPQGEKISAEEALPEGLVEMVGEKGLFIEDWAPQKRILDHPSIGGFLSHCGWGSIMESMKTGVPIIAMPMHVDQPCNAKLLQEVGVALEIKREQNGKLGREEVAKVVREVVVEETGEQVRRKVRELRERIRGKEDEDMDEVVNELVKLCGREANKPL from the coding sequence ATGGATACCTCAAGTAAGAGCAATATTCGAGTTCTAATGTTTCCATGGTTAGCTTATAGTCACATGCATGCCTTCTTGGAGCTGGCCAAGAAGCTCTCAAAGAGAAACTTTTACATTTACCTCTGTTCAACACCCGCTAATCTTGCATGTATCAAAGAGAAAGAAGCTTCAGTAGAATTTGTAGAACTCCATCTTCCATCATTGCCCGAGCTTCCTCCTCACTACCACACAACCAAAGGTCTGCCCCGACATCTCTTGAGCAACTTGATGAAAGCCCTTGATATGTCAAGCTGTAGCTTCTCCGGAATCTTGACTGCATTAAAGCCAGACTTGCTCATTTCTGATTTCTTACAGCCATGGGCTCCTGCAAAGGCTTTATCACTTAAAATCCCAACCGTTCTGTTCATGGTTAGTGCTGCTATGCCTTACTGTTTTCTGCTTGATCTCGTGAAGATATCAGGTAGCACTGCTCTCCCCTTGCGGTCTAATTATCCACATGAATATGATTGTGAAAACGATAACCTCACGCTTCAAGATCGTCTTCTTCAATGCTTGGAAGGATCCAGTAATCTCATGCTGATTAGAAGTCTTAGGGAGTTAGAGGGAAAATATGTAGATGAACTCTCAGTGCTAGCCATGAAGAAGATTGTACTAGTGGGTCCACTTGTTCAGGAACTTAGTGaggaagaaaatgagaaaacagaaatcatagaaTGGCTCAACAAGAAAGACCCATGCTCAGTCTTGTTTGTTTCATTTGGCAGTGAGTGTTACTTGTCCAGGGAAGACAGAGAAGAGCTAGCTCATGGATTGCTGCTTAGCAATGTAAGTTTTATATGGGTCCTCAGGTTTCCTCAGGGAGAGAAAATAAGTGCAGAAGAAGCTTTGCCAGAGGGGCTTGTTGAGATGGTTGGAGAAAAGGGATTGTTCATTGAAGACTGGGCTCCCCAGAAGAGAATATTGGATCATCCTAGCATAGGTGGGTTTTTGAGTCATTGTGGCTGGGGTTCTATAATGGAAAGCATGAAAACCGGTGTTCCAATAATAGCCATGCCTATGCATGTTGATCAACCATGTAATGCCAAGCTCTTACAAGAGGTTGGTGTTGCTTTGGAAATCAAGAGAGAGCAGAACGGCAAACTTGGAAGAGAAGAGGTTGCAAAAGTGGTCAGAGAAGTGGTCGTGGAGGAAACAGGAGAGCAGGTGAGAAGAAAAGTCAGAGaattgagagagagaataagaggcaaagaagatgaagatatgGATGAGGTAGTAAATGAGCTTGTCAAACTTTGTGGCCGGGAAGCAAATAAACCTCTCTAG
- the LOC133705797 gene encoding UDP-glucosyltransferase 29-like — MDATNRSVLRVLMFPWLAYSHIHPFLELAKKLSERNFYIYLCSSPANLGHIKENLLEMNFPSIQLVELHLPSSPDLPPHYHTTKGLPNHLLGNLMQAFDTASSSFSSILTTLRPDFLICDFFQPWAPALALSLNIPTVQFVISGNKANSVAVHAFKKSGVVIQDSAKDFLFIKDRILQHLEQSSGIMLVRSLREIEGKYLDDLSAVTMKRVLPVGPLVQDPIAEDDKKTEITEWLNKRDPCSSVIYVAFGSENYLSKEDREELALGLLLSNVNFIWVLRFPRGEEISAREALPEGFIEMVSERGLIVEEWAPQKRILSHPSIGGFLSHCGWGSVLESMKFGVPLIAMPMHIDQPLNAEFLVEIGVGLEIKRDKNGKIEREEVARVIRDLAGERTGEHLRRKARELSDCIRDKAGQEIDEVVNDLVHLVGRKTHNPF, encoded by the coding sequence ATGGATGCCACAAATAGGAGTGTTTTGAGGGTTCTAATGTTTCCATGGTTAGCATATAGTCATATTCATCCTTTCTTGGAGCTAGCCAAGAAGCTTTCTGAGAGAAACTTTTACATTTATCTTTGTTCATCGCCTGCTAACCTTGGCCATATCAAAGAAAACCTACTGGAGATGAACTTCCCTTCAATACAGCTTGTAGAGCTTCATCTTCCATCATCGCCTGACCTTCCTCCTCATTACCACACAACCAAAGGTCTGCCGAATCATCTCCTGGGAAACTTGATGCAAGCATTTGATACGGCAAGCAGTAGCTTCTCCAGCATTTTGACAACATTAAGGCCAGATTTTCTAATTTGTGATTTCTTTCAACCATGGGCTCCAGCACTGGCTTTATCACTGAATATCCCAACTGTTCAGTTCGTGATTAGTGGCAATAAGGCAAATTCTGTTGCAGTTCATGCCTTCAAGAAGTCAGGTGTTGTTATTCAAGATTCTGcgaaagattttctttttattaaagacAGAATTCTTCAGCACCTGGAACAATCCTCTGGAATCATGTTGGTCAGGAGTTTGAGAGAGATTGAGGGCAAATACTTAGATGATCTTTCAGCTGTAACCATGAAGAGGGTTTTGCCAGTCGGTCCACTTGTTCAAGACCCTATTGcagaagatgataaaaaaactgaaatcacGGAATGGCTTAACAAGAGAGACCCATGTTCTTCAGTCATTTATGTTGCATTTGGCAGTGAGAATTATCTGTCAAAGGAGGATAGGGAAGAGCTAGCACTTGGTCTATTGCTCAGCAATGTAAACTTTATATGGGTCCTTAGGTTTCCTCGAGGAGAGGAAATCAGTGCAAGAGAAGCCTTGCCTGAGGGTTTCATTGAGATGGTTTCAGAAAGGGGATTGATAGTTGAGGAATGGGCTCCGCAGAAGAGAATCTTGAGTCATCCTAGCATTGGAGGATTCTTGAGCCATTGTGGATGGGGTTCTGTGTTGGAAAGCATGAAATTTGGTGTTCCATTGATAGCTATGCCCATGCATATTGATCAACCTCTGAATGCTGAATTTCTAGTGGAGATAGGAGTTGGTTTGGAAATCAAGAGAGACAAGAATGGTaaaattgagagagaagagGTAGCAAGAGTGATCAGAGATTTGGCAGGGGAGAGAACAGGAGAGCATCTGAGGAGGAAAGCCAGAGAATTGAGTGACTGCATAAGAGATAAGGCAGGCCAAGAAATAGACGAGGTAGTAAATGATTTGGTTCATCTTGTTGGCAGGAAAACACACAATCCCTTTTAG